In Arthrobacter citreus, a genomic segment contains:
- the miaB gene encoding tRNA (N6-isopentenyl adenosine(37)-C2)-methylthiotransferase MiaB: protein MNVHDSERISGLLENAGYVPADGDAADVVVFNTCAVRENADNKLYGNLGMLAHVKETRPGMQIAVGGCLAQKDRDTIQRKAPWVDAVFGTHNIGSLPALLERARHNDEAQLEILESLDVFPSTLPTRRDSVYAGWVSISVGCNNTCTFCIVPSLRGKERDRRPGDILAEIQALVDDGAIEVTLLGQNVNSYGVEFGDRGAFAKLLRACGDIEGLERVRFTSPHPAAFTQDVIDAMAETPNVMPQLHMPLQSGSDKVLRDMRRSYRSKKFLGILDSVREAMPQAAISTDIIVGFPGETEEDFAATLDVVEKSRFATAFTFQYSKRPGTPAADLPDQLPKEVVQERFERLTALQDRIAAEENAKQVGTTVEVMVTAGSGRKSEETGRLSGRARDQRLVHFSVPDGCPVPRPGDLVTVPVTSAAAFHLVSDPATAADYSLRRSRAGDAWDRSQADSCGVPAPAPAGGKPGVSLGMPTLPPRA, encoded by the coding sequence ATGAACGTCCATGATTCCGAGCGGATCTCCGGCCTGCTGGAAAACGCGGGTTACGTGCCGGCCGACGGCGACGCCGCCGATGTCGTTGTCTTCAACACCTGCGCGGTGCGTGAGAACGCTGACAACAAGCTGTACGGCAACCTGGGCATGCTGGCCCACGTGAAGGAAACGCGGCCCGGCATGCAGATTGCCGTGGGCGGCTGCCTGGCCCAGAAGGACCGCGACACCATCCAGCGCAAGGCTCCCTGGGTGGACGCTGTCTTCGGCACCCACAACATCGGCTCGCTGCCGGCGCTGCTGGAGCGGGCGCGCCACAACGACGAGGCGCAGCTGGAAATCCTGGAATCCCTGGACGTGTTCCCCTCCACGCTGCCCACCCGCCGCGACTCCGTCTACGCGGGCTGGGTTTCCATCTCGGTGGGGTGCAACAACACCTGCACGTTCTGCATCGTTCCCTCCCTGCGCGGCAAGGAGCGCGACCGCCGGCCCGGTGACATCCTGGCCGAAATCCAGGCGCTGGTGGACGACGGCGCCATCGAGGTCACGCTGCTGGGACAGAACGTGAACTCCTACGGGGTGGAATTCGGCGACCGCGGCGCGTTCGCCAAGCTGCTGCGTGCGTGCGGGGACATTGAGGGCCTGGAGCGGGTCCGGTTCACCAGCCCGCACCCGGCCGCCTTCACCCAGGACGTCATCGACGCCATGGCGGAGACGCCCAATGTCATGCCCCAGCTGCACATGCCGCTGCAGTCCGGCTCGGACAAGGTCCTCAGGGACATGCGCCGCTCCTACCGCTCCAAGAAGTTCCTGGGCATTCTGGACAGCGTGCGGGAGGCCATGCCGCAGGCTGCCATTTCCACCGACATCATTGTCGGCTTCCCCGGGGAAACCGAGGAGGACTTCGCCGCAACGCTCGACGTCGTGGAGAAGTCCCGCTTCGCCACCGCCTTCACCTTCCAGTACTCCAAGCGTCCGGGCACTCCGGCTGCCGACCTGCCGGACCAGCTGCCCAAGGAAGTGGTCCAGGAACGCTTCGAACGGCTGACCGCACTCCAGGACCGCATCGCCGCCGAGGAGAACGCCAAGCAGGTGGGCACCACGGTGGAAGTAATGGTCACCGCCGGATCAGGCCGCAAATCTGAGGAAACCGGGCGGCTGTCCGGACGCGCCAGGGACCAGCGCCTGGTGCACTTCTCCGTTCCCGATGGCTGCCCGGTCCCGCGCCCCGGCGATCTGGTTACCGTGCCGGTGACCTCCGCGGCCGCGTTCCACCTGGTCTCGGACCCGGCGACGGCCGCTGACTACAGCTTGCGCCGCTCACGCGCCGGCGACGCCTGGGACCGTTCCCAGGCCGACTCGTGCGGCGTCCCCGCGCCCGCCCCGGCCGGCGGAAAACCCGGCGTGTCGCTGGGCATGCCGACGCTGCCGCCGCGCGCCTGA